In Equus quagga isolate Etosha38 chromosome 14, UCLA_HA_Equagga_1.0, whole genome shotgun sequence, one DNA window encodes the following:
- the LOC124225444 gene encoding olfactory receptor 24 — MPMEPRNQTSTHEFILLGLSEDPEQETVLFALFLCMYVVTVVGNLLIILAISSDFHLHTPMYFFLANLSLVDFCLATNTVPKMLVNIQINNKSISYPCCLTQMYFFHFFGIMDSVLIAVMAYDRYVAICHPLHYTTIMSPRLCVLLAGGLWVFSCFISLTHILLMARLVFCGSNELPHYFCDLTPLLKLSCTDTSVNKIFVLIVAGMVIVTPFICILASYARIIMAIIKVPSAGGRKKAFSTCSSHLSVVSLFYGTTIGVYLCPSSVGTALKEKASAVMYTAVTPMLNPFIYSLRNKDLKGALRKLINRRITSSS; from the coding sequence ATGCCCATGGAACCAAGGAACCAAACCAGCACACACGAATTTATCCTCCTGGGGCTTTCAGAAGATCCAGAACAGGAGACTGTCCTCTTTGCTCTGTTCCTCTGTATGTATGTGGTCACAGTCGTGGGCAACCTGTTGATCATCCTGGCCATCAGCTCAGACTTccacctccacacccccatgtactttttcctggCCAATCTCTCCTTGGTTGATTTCTGCCTGGCCACCAACACCGTCCCCAAGATGCTGGTAAACATCCAAATCAACAACAAGTCAATCTCTTATCCCTGCTGCCTGACCCAAATgtactttttccatttctttggcaTCATGGACAGTGTCTTAATAGCTGTGATGGCTTATGACAGGTATGTGGCTATTTGTCACCCTTTACACTATACCACCATCATGAGCCCACGCCTCTGTGTCCTGCTGGCTGGTGGCCTGTGGGTGttttcctgcttcatttcccTCACCCACATCCTTCTGATGGCCCGTCTGGTTTTCTGCGGCAGCAATGAGTTACCTCACTACTTCTGTGACCTCACTCCCCTTCTCAAGCTTTCTTGTACTGACACCTCTGTGAACAAGATCTTTGTGCTCATCGTGGCAGGGATGGTGATAGTCACACCTTTCATCTGCATCTTGGCCTCCTATGCTCGCATCATCATGGCCATCATAAAGGTCCCCTCTGCAGGTGGCAGGAAGAAAGCCTTTTCCACCTGCAGCTCTCACCTCTCTGTGGTCTCCCTTTTCTATGGGACCACCATTGGGGTTTATCTGTGTCCTTCATCTGTCGGCACAGCTTTGAAAGAGAAAGCCTCTGCTGTAATGTACACTGCAGtcacccccatgctgaacccttttatctacagcctgaggaacaaaGACCTCAAAGGGGCCCTGAGGAAGCTCATCAACAGAAGAATCACCTCATCTTCCTGA